A single genomic interval of Haloterrigena salifodinae harbors:
- a CDS encoding outer membrane protein assembly factor BamB family protein: MASVLTRRRLLGAAGGSLLGAFLLGPRVGGSDHVDPDPESGWHQPRTDARNVARTADPGPGSDGRIGWDHSLDAHRRFEHAGLALVDGTLLVPTHRSLRAIDVESGAERWRYAYQDLSVGPFDRPQLETEPRIRDGVVYLAFQADVCALELDSQRLRWRYSLDGSVDGLHLFGNTAYVTGHLDGEDRLLALDANTGLERWRKTGRVIPLAARSGLLVGARYESGRLLGLEPETGTRRWMSDAAIGVATLNRGLVAAVDDLVVGIESNGDLTALEADAGERRWTVFDDVGDPNTYRRSVAVDPSDRAIYRSRPDAGTISRIDFAGDEEWRTDESALEFGVSVGGGTVYASTTDGLLALEADAGDERFRVSVDPDGTDPLGGTPLIADDRVYHLLGETVYEVTPR, from the coding sequence ATGGCTTCAGTACTAACCCGCCGTCGACTCCTCGGCGCGGCGGGCGGGTCCTTGCTCGGTGCCTTCCTCCTCGGTCCTCGCGTCGGCGGCTCGGATCACGTCGATCCGGATCCCGAGTCGGGGTGGCACCAGCCCCGCACGGACGCGAGAAACGTCGCGCGGACGGCCGATCCCGGTCCCGGATCGGACGGACGGATCGGGTGGGACCACTCGCTCGATGCCCACCGTCGGTTCGAGCACGCCGGCCTCGCCCTCGTCGACGGGACGCTCCTCGTTCCGACCCACCGATCGCTTCGGGCGATCGACGTCGAGAGCGGCGCGGAACGATGGCGGTACGCGTACCAGGATTTATCGGTTGGCCCGTTCGACCGTCCGCAACTCGAGACGGAGCCGCGGATCCGCGACGGCGTCGTCTACCTGGCGTTTCAGGCCGACGTCTGCGCGCTCGAACTCGATTCGCAGCGACTTCGCTGGCGCTACAGTCTCGACGGCAGCGTCGACGGGCTGCACCTGTTCGGGAACACAGCGTACGTGACGGGCCACCTCGACGGCGAGGACCGGCTGCTCGCCCTCGATGCGAACACCGGCCTCGAGCGCTGGCGAAAAACCGGACGCGTGATCCCGCTGGCCGCCCGCAGCGGGCTGCTCGTCGGCGCTCGCTACGAGAGCGGACGGCTGCTCGGACTCGAGCCCGAAACCGGCACCCGACGCTGGATGAGCGACGCCGCGATCGGCGTCGCGACGCTGAACCGGGGCTTGGTCGCCGCGGTCGACGATCTCGTCGTCGGGATCGAATCGAACGGCGACCTGACCGCCCTCGAGGCGGACGCCGGCGAGCGTCGCTGGACCGTCTTCGACGACGTCGGCGACCCGAACACGTACCGGCGTTCCGTCGCCGTCGATCCGTCCGACCGAGCGATCTACCGGTCCCGTCCGGACGCGGGCACGATTTCCCGGATCGATTTCGCGGGCGACGAGGAGTGGCGGACCGACGAATCGGCCCTCGAGTTCGGCGTCAGCGTCGGCGGCGGGACCGTCTACGCGTCGACGACCGACGGCCTGCTCGCGCTCGAGGCCGACGCCGGTGACGAGCGGTTCCGCGTTTCGGTCGACCCCGACGGAACCGACCCTCTCGGCGGTACGCCGTTGATCGCCGACGACCGCGTCTACCACCTGCTCGGCGAGACGGTCTACGAGGTGACTCCGCGGTGA
- a CDS encoding arsenic resistance protein has translation MNVFERFQTLFVMAGIAVGLGAAQVSGVPALADRLIFPFLMVMLFASFAGIPLEGLQRAFGNRRVVGSSLAVNFVWNPLLAVALGAVFLADHPALWVGLLMLLVTPCTDWYLIFTDLANGDVPLATSLLPYNLVLQLVLLPVYLYAFAGTLVDLRLGILLEGIALVLVVPLVLAAVARYGLTALRGRRWLTDVFLPKLGPVQIVFLALAVAAMFASQGRLVLERPDVLVLLAAPLLAFYAVNFSLGLAIGRLLDFSYREVACFNCTVLSRNSPTALAIAVVAFPNEPLIALALVIGPLLELPLLSVVANLLRRIEARGWDRLDRAPG, from the coding sequence GTGAACGTCTTCGAACGGTTCCAGACGCTGTTCGTGATGGCGGGGATCGCCGTCGGCCTCGGGGCCGCGCAGGTGTCCGGCGTCCCCGCCCTCGCCGACCGGCTCATCTTCCCGTTCCTAATGGTGATGTTGTTCGCCTCCTTCGCTGGCATCCCACTCGAGGGTCTGCAGCGGGCCTTCGGGAACCGCCGCGTCGTCGGCTCGAGTCTCGCGGTGAACTTCGTCTGGAACCCGCTGCTGGCGGTGGCGCTCGGCGCCGTCTTCCTCGCCGATCACCCGGCGCTGTGGGTCGGGCTGCTCATGTTGCTCGTCACCCCCTGTACCGACTGGTACCTCATTTTCACCGATCTGGCCAACGGGGACGTCCCGCTGGCGACGTCGCTGTTACCGTACAACCTCGTGCTTCAGTTGGTCTTGCTCCCGGTCTACCTCTACGCGTTCGCGGGCACGCTCGTCGACCTCCGACTGGGGATTCTCCTCGAGGGGATCGCGCTGGTGCTGGTCGTCCCGCTGGTCCTCGCCGCCGTCGCGCGGTACGGCCTGACGGCGCTGCGAGGTCGCCGGTGGCTGACGGACGTCTTCCTGCCGAAACTCGGGCCCGTCCAGATCGTCTTTCTCGCGCTCGCGGTCGCCGCGATGTTCGCCTCGCAGGGACGGCTCGTCCTCGAGCGGCCGGACGTGCTGGTCCTGCTCGCGGCGCCGCTGCTCGCGTTCTACGCCGTCAACTTCTCGCTCGGGCTCGCGATTGGCCGGCTGCTCGACTTCTCCTATCGCGAAGTCGCCTGCTTCAACTGTACGGTCCTCTCGCGAAACTCGCCGACGGCGCTGGCCATCGCCGTCGTCGCCTTCCCGAACGAACCACTGATCGCACTCGCGCTGGTGATCGGCCCGCTGCTCGAGTTGCCGCTACTGTCGGTGGTCGCGAACCTGTTGCGCCGGATCGAGGCCCGCGGTTGGGATCGTCTCGACCGGGCGCCGGGGTGA
- a CDS encoding transcriptional regulator translates to MSRSALVGNVTAMLEDAGFVVSDRCAIRPKSFDIAARRGEDLILVKILGNIDAFNEATGHEMRRLGTYLNATPLVIGLRSRDEDLKPDVVYFRHGVPVLSPDTAYNLFIEEVPPLIYAAPGGLYVNIDGDLLADERQDRDWSLGQLANELGVSRRTVSKYEDGMNASVEVAMELENLFGAPLTSPVSVLEGADDVHETEATPDDPEADPDDEEVVAVLTRAGYEVHPTLRSPFKAVSHEEEEKDDDVVLTGHSEFTKAAEKRARIMSSIGHVTHTHSVYVVDRAKQESVDGTALVEREELEQLHDAAELRKVIRERAEHEEAA, encoded by the coding sequence ATGTCCCGCTCCGCACTGGTCGGCAACGTAACCGCGATGTTAGAGGACGCGGGATTTGTGGTTAGCGACCGGTGTGCGATCCGGCCGAAGAGTTTCGACATCGCTGCGCGCCGGGGAGAGGATCTCATTCTGGTCAAGATCCTCGGTAACATCGACGCGTTCAACGAGGCGACGGGCCACGAGATGCGACGACTCGGAACCTATCTCAACGCGACCCCGCTGGTCATCGGCCTACGGAGTCGCGACGAGGACCTCAAACCCGATGTGGTTTACTTCCGACATGGTGTCCCCGTCCTCAGCCCCGACACGGCATACAACCTGTTCATCGAGGAGGTGCCGCCGCTGATCTACGCGGCCCCCGGCGGCCTCTACGTCAACATCGACGGCGACTTGCTCGCCGACGAACGACAGGACAGAGACTGGAGTCTCGGCCAACTGGCTAACGAACTCGGCGTCTCCCGCCGGACCGTCTCGAAGTACGAGGACGGCATGAACGCCTCCGTCGAGGTCGCGATGGAACTCGAGAACCTGTTCGGCGCGCCGCTCACGAGTCCGGTCTCCGTTCTCGAGGGGGCCGACGACGTCCACGAGACGGAGGCGACGCCGGACGACCCCGAAGCCGACCCCGACGACGAGGAGGTCGTCGCCGTCCTCACACGGGCCGGCTACGAGGTCCATCCGACGCTTCGCTCGCCGTTTAAAGCCGTCAGCCACGAGGAGGAAGAGAAGGACGACGACGTCGTGCTCACCGGCCACTCCGAGTTCACGAAGGCCGCGGAGAAGCGTGCCCGAATCATGAGTTCGATCGGCCACGTCACCCACACCCACTCGGTCTACGTCGTCGACCGCGCCAAACAGGAGTCCGTCGACGGCACCGCGCTGGTCGAACGCGAGGAACTCGAGCAACTCCACGACGCGGCCGAACTGCGGAAGGTCATCCGGGAGCGCGCCGAACACGAAGAGGCAGCCTGA
- a CDS encoding DUF7577 domain-containing protein produces the protein MTEPIEASNIGSQTAGNKSPVATFKWISALSPGRYRPEHSRPGIRAAVRRPPVARRGSQALLSGSARIGPDVERAATVDRDAETVVCLDCGAENDLGDRFCLNCVEELPGSAVRTTSSAAPSRRDIV, from the coding sequence CTGACGGAACCGATCGAAGCGTCGAATATTGGTTCCCAGACCGCCGGTAATAAATCTCCCGTCGCCACATTCAAATGGATTTCGGCGTTATCTCCTGGCAGGTATAGACCCGAACACAGTCGTCCTGGGATCCGTGCTGCTGTTCGCCGTCCACCTGTCGCTCGCCGGGGCTCTCAGGCGCTACTGTCCGGCTCGGCTCGGATCGGTCCCGACGTTGAGCGGGCGGCGACCGTTGACCGGGACGCGGAGACGGTCGTCTGCCTCGACTGCGGCGCCGAAAACGACCTCGGCGACAGGTTCTGTCTGAACTGCGTCGAGGAACTACCCGGTTCCGCCGTCAGAACCACCTCGAGCGCCGCTCCCAGTCGACGGGACATCGTCTGA
- a CDS encoding tRNA(Ile)(2)-agmatinylcytidine synthase, translating to MTVVGLDDTDSRDRGMCTTYVAARVAERLRREGCAVERCLLVRLNPAVEYKTRGNAALAIHTDADPDQAFDVARERLEALAETADERTHPGLVVADSAPAAVADEVSAFTRRAIRDHLEIRDAVDLLERRGYRSWHTGDGRGRIGALAAVGAWNALEEWTYEHISYRESDRWGTPREIVRESVFTAANRGYPEVWDTVDRDEDETVCVPHTPGPILHGIRGDNPDAVRGVADRIKGEPVASSQLFVTNQGTDVHLRDANLAAIQDGRAYRIDGRVVSEPETRRGGHVFVALESAAANRSDDQRRRLECAAFEPTKRFRNRIRALRVGDRLTVCGEVSRGTLKLEKFAVRDLVTTERVTPTCPDCERRMKSAGQNQGYRCRDCGTSADGKAERPLERDLEIGWYEVPPCARRHIAKPLVRGGFDAPTHPER from the coding sequence ATGACCGTCGTCGGACTCGACGATACCGACTCCCGCGACCGCGGGATGTGTACGACCTACGTCGCCGCGCGGGTCGCCGAGCGACTGCGCCGTGAGGGGTGTGCGGTCGAGCGCTGCCTGCTCGTGCGGCTCAATCCCGCCGTCGAGTACAAGACGCGAGGGAACGCCGCGCTAGCGATTCACACCGACGCCGACCCCGATCAGGCGTTCGACGTCGCCCGCGAGCGCCTCGAGGCGCTGGCCGAAACCGCCGACGAGCGAACTCATCCGGGGCTGGTCGTCGCCGACAGCGCACCCGCCGCCGTGGCCGACGAGGTGAGCGCGTTCACCCGGCGGGCGATCCGGGACCACCTCGAGATTCGCGACGCCGTCGACCTCCTCGAGCGCCGCGGCTACCGCTCGTGGCACACCGGCGATGGCCGCGGCCGGATCGGCGCGCTGGCCGCCGTCGGCGCCTGGAACGCCCTCGAGGAATGGACCTACGAGCACATCTCTTACCGCGAGTCCGACCGCTGGGGGACGCCCCGCGAGATCGTCCGCGAGAGCGTCTTCACCGCCGCCAATCGGGGCTACCCCGAGGTCTGGGACACGGTCGACCGCGACGAGGACGAGACCGTCTGCGTCCCCCACACGCCCGGGCCGATCCTCCACGGGATCCGCGGCGACAACCCCGACGCCGTCCGCGGCGTCGCCGACCGCATTAAGGGAGAACCCGTCGCCTCGAGCCAGCTGTTCGTAACCAATCAGGGGACGGACGTCCACCTGCGAGACGCGAACCTGGCGGCCATCCAGGACGGCCGCGCCTACCGGATCGACGGCCGGGTCGTGAGCGAGCCCGAGACGCGCCGCGGCGGGCACGTCTTCGTCGCGCTCGAGAGCGCGGCTGCCAATCGCTCGGACGACCAGCGGCGGCGCCTCGAGTGCGCCGCGTTCGAGCCGACGAAACGGTTTCGCAACCGCATCCGGGCGCTCCGGGTCGGCGACCGGCTCACCGTCTGCGGCGAGGTCTCGAGGGGGACGCTCAAACTCGAGAAGTTCGCGGTTCGGGACCTCGTGACGACCGAGCGCGTGACGCCGACCTGTCCCGACTGCGAGCGCCGGATGAAGAGCGCCGGCCAGAATCAGGGGTATCGGTGCCGGGACTGCGGGACGAGCGCCGACGGGAAGGCGGAGCGCCCGCTCGAGCGCGACCTCGAAATCGGCTGGTACGAGGTGCCGCCGTGTGCGCGCCGCCACATCGCGAAGCCGCTGGTTCGCGGTGGGTTCGACGCGCCGACCCATCCCGAGCGGTAA